GCAAGTCAACATGTAGGGATAAATGTAGTCCAGTTTTtcctttgatttaaaaataacatataagtAAGAATGAAAATTGCTGCAAGTAGGAACTTTAACAGGAATTAAATGTTGTGAAATTGAGACACAGCTCACTTCCACTTTAGTAAAAAATCTGCTTAAAGATTAGACACACACAGGTGGCATTCGTAAGTGAGTGTGTGCGAAGCTAAGCTAttactgcacaagttgatcgatcacagattacgctacgcttgacacggtcgaTCCGTAGACGGGTCACCATCTCCTTccaacgagttcctccgtgtttcggaaggcacgttaaagtATTGCAAAAAAAGCACTGGTACTTTGCTGAATCCGGGTAGACttgaagccgatcccaacatagtagCGAAAAGGTCAGTACGATGTTAAGGAGGCattgatgcattttttttttgttctagccGCCAGCGAATAGTAGCTTTAATTACTTACCAGTACGTCGAACTTGGAGGGGTCCTGCACCATGTTGAGGCAGACAGTGTCGAGGTAGCGCTCCTCGAACTTGATGTCGGGGTACTTGGTTGCCAGCTCGCGGCAACACCGCAGGAAAAGACCGTCTGACATACGCctgcaaatattattatgtgcgTTAGTTGATGATGAATTGACTACGTATCGATAACgaataatagtttaatttggTTTTGGAGTTGGGATTTTTTATAAATCCTTTCAAAAAAGAGCATTCGAAGTTAGAGTAGCTTCAAGAGGAATTCTACAACAAAGACTCTTCAAAAAAGTCACAGTGAAGCGTGGcgaaattttttattttgtaattatggtaTTGACGTCTTGTTTGTGATGTGTAAAATTACTGTTGTGTAGTCTGCAATAAAGTCGAAAAACAGGGTAATATTGATAACTCGTATGGGGTTGTGGTCACctagccaaacccactgtgcgcgtggATCGCGGGTTTGATtgccgcataggacaagcatttttatgATCCACCAATGCTAGCCCTAAGTAACAGgcatctttgtgcatgtgaatctAATGTTTGTGCAAGACAAGGATAAAAATCCTTAGTGCGAGGGTCGTACCAAAGAAAACATTGTCGCAATAAGCAAATTACAAAGAGAGAAGTGATGCAAAACACATTCATAACGTATtgatattgaaaacaataaattataatgtttgtgcTGTAAAACGACACTGTTTCGTTAGCTGAAGGTTCGAGTGACATTCCACTCACATGAGCAGCAATTAGAACATCCATGTTAGGAGTGAATGACGGTGTAACGTTACTTGtaatttatctttgtatttaaaatgtagaacTACATACTGAGCTGTACGAAAGATTTGGAGTCACGTATAGATGGTTAAATTAAGATCTTATTGTATAGGTAACGCAATGCAAATGAATTGTGTTTATGTATCGCCACATTAAATACAAACtcctttattttaagattttctcATCCAAAAACTTACACCTAAGATTTGGCGATAacttattttgtatgtaataaaaCCAGCAAATCTTCCTCCTCAAGTTAATAACCTACTTCTAACTATCATTTTATGGGCGATTTGTCACATCCATAGCCATAATGATTTTTTCAGCCTTTTAAAGGGCATTATTCACTTCTATCATTCACTCAATAATTGACTGCCCtaataaccgagtggttgaagtcaccaccaCACCGAACCCGTCGCCGGTTGGGGTGATTCCCGCGTGgggcaagtatttgtgtgatccactcaTGCTTATTATGAGTttcggtgtctttgtgcacgagatatatatgtttgtgaaacccccgcgacactgTGAATCCTTTTAAACAAAGGAATGACCAAATTTCGATCCCtaattaaaacttacataaTGTTAGCCTTGTGCACGGCGGTGACCTTCTTCCTGTTGTTGTCGCGCGCGAACTGGAACGCGAACTCGGCGACCCGCTTGCTGGCCTCCTCGGTGATCAGCTTGATGGACTGCACGACGCCGTCCACAATCTCGTGCTCGATACCCGAGTACTCGCCCTCAGTGTTCTCACGGATCGTCACCACGTCCACGTTGTCGTATAACGTTTTGATACTGGAACAATGTGATTGTAGATTAGTAAAGAAATTATACATTACGGCTCATTAGTTTAGTGTTGTTGTTGTTCGATTCTCAACCAGGAGAAATgttttttgtgatgagcacgaccATTTCATTCTGTCGGGATGTGTCTAATCTATGAGTATATAATTAGAAGGAACATATTTTTCAGTGTCTAGTTCTCATAGTACatgctttgcttagtttgagacgaCATGGCGTTGAAAGTTATCTTTTCTTTGTTTCTCAATGACCGTCTTTAAACGCTACGCTACTTTTCTATGGCTTCCACGAAGCATGCTTTGTGCCTAATGTCTTTCAGTTTAAAATGgggtataaatattatttacatttttattaagaatttttatCTATGGATGATAAGGCCGCAACAATTTCCACAAGTGCACGCTGGCAAATAATGTATGTAAGCTATTAGGACAACGAATCAGTTAGCGAACGCGTCACAGTACTCACAGTGCAGGTCAactgtttgttgtttttaaactcTGGCAAAAAGCCAGGCTTAAAAACATTGGGATGAAGATGATagattgattaaattatttctatttgaaaGGAGAGAACAACAAACATacctcattattttatttagatatattaattaattaattcttataattttgtatgttatatAAGGTATCAAATCGTTGACTGTTGTTTTCCTACTAAATGATTGAGTTTTTTACGAGCATAAATCTGTGAATAACTAGATATTACGTAAAATAATCTAGAATTGAGCGGAGTGCGACATGCCATTAATCTGGTAAAATCTTGTTTCATTTGAGACTGGCAAAATGAAAACCGCCCAAAACCGACCATGCTTAAAGATTTCCGTGTGCATGCATTTTTTATTAGCACTAAGTTAAGTTGGCATAGCATAGTAACATGTTAAAATATATGATAATTTGATTATCACTAACATCGTCGTTTTGTGATGTTGTTAAATCGTCTTTTCGGAATTCTTTACATTATTTCAGTCTTTGTTGTAAGTAAAgacaaacattaaacattgacaacgttttatgaaacatttcttaaggaactgtttttatttcttttctgtATAACGTAGCGATGataattttgtacattttacttATCTAATTAGTTAACTAATTAGTTTTTAgaatacttattttgttaaaatatgttaaatgaaAGTAGACGTTAGCACCCAACTTcaacaatataaaattgaagtATGATTGGATAAATGAAAgtcaactatttttttataaaaacacgtagattatataaaaatatacctatttttaaaCAAGGAAAACAGGAATGATTTGATGCAGATTATGCATAAGATCATTATTATGCATCTTTATCGAAATAATCATAAGTAATTTAACCTTTTTGTTAAAATCTATATGCTGCGAGAAGTTCTTAGTATTTCACATATGGAATATACTTTAACAATAGATGTTCGTCAATAGACGACACAACACCGCGTTTTTGTCAAACAACCTTGATACCAAGGTTGTTAACGTTACCGAGTCGTAAAAACGTTGTCAAAACGATTCCACACCGAATAAGGAACAATTAGTACAAAAGTGATATTATACTTAGATacttgactggtagagaatgttTGCTCCTTTTTAGATAATTTCatgtataagtataataaataaaataaataacaagccGAGTTTAGCTAGAAAATTGTCAATAACAATTGATTGTTGTAACTCCTTCAATAGTGGCCACTTTGTTAACAGCCTTCTTAACCTATTTACTAAGTATAAGTGTGATAACACTTGAGAAAATTGTTACAATGGTTTCAAGAAGGTACCAAATAAATCAAGACTATTGTTATTCAGTAGCCTCAAACAACCTACTTAAGAATGCTGTTGGAGTAAAAGATAGACATCATTCTATGCCATGTAGTGATgtatctcgctttcacaacaaACAGTCTTATTTAACCCCAAAGTTCTCGTCACTCTAAAGCTGTCTTTGACAGCTTCTACAAAAACTTAATACATTGACCTCAATAAAGTCATTGACCGGATCGCCGACAGTGAGTTGGCACTTAGCTCTTTCCCCTCAATAGTAAAttcattttgattatatttacaACTAACCTTGGAAAGACACCTTCTGAATCAGAGCCATTGACATTGCTTGATAGTCAAGATAGTGTTATCAGTACGTGCTCAAGTGCGCATTCTTTATCTTTGAACGATACGGGGAAAAATTATAGTAATTGGATTTTAAAAGATCatattgttctatttattttttattttcgagaTCGATATTTGCTTTCGAGAAATTTTCTATCTTTAACCAATTTTTTATGTGGGATTAAGATATGTGTACTTAATATCGTAATCCTACGCAAAGGTTATGTAAAGGACTAAGTTGAGTGATCACTGGATAAGATAAAGTTAAGCTGTTAAGTAAAAGAGCATGACAGTTATGTATCatgcataataaaataatacgtatacatttgttttaaacaattgttACGGCTTAGTAGTCTTCGTAGGTTGACAAAACAAGAATATGGTtgctttaaaagtttaaacgaAAACTAGGCTGAATATCGAGTTCAACTCGACAGGTCAACAGGTTAACGACCCTTAAACGGTGtacgattaataataaaagtattgttcaatttttttattttttttttcgtataacGTGCAGAACGGGCGCTTATATAGCTACTCGCTTTATAATcctctattttattattattatttattatattgaattttattatgacCCTATTGTTGAAAACTGggtttcatgaaataaataatatgcaataaCTACAGTTTTGACTAACTTTAAAGAagtttgcatttttaaataagcaCAGCATGGTGTTTTTGGCTTTCgatttcttcttaaaaaataacaagaataagTTTAATATCTACTAATTCCTGCATATCAAACCCTACTTATTCAGGCTCTTTTTCCCACTAAACGATATACTCCTAATCTGTACAATCATGTAACTGTTCATTTGCAACAAAAACACAAAGATTAcctaataaataacattgaaaaaccCAATTAGTAATGCCAAATTCCAATGCTCAAATTACACATTTTGCCACATGTGTAAGTCACTTATTAAATTATCTGTTTGGCGTCAATGAGATATGATTTGATTGTACAATCACAATACTATGGTTAACGTCACGCCGTGAATTATGTGATGTAACAGTTTATTGTGTGACGTGCGGCGCCTTTATAGCGGTAGAGTTTGCACAGGAATTAGTAGCGTCGAAAGAAAAAATGCTCCGGATtagaatttgaataattataattgattattacggagtattattttatttgatgtagagtaaaaataacaataatgctGACCTACTTTCTTAAAGGGAATGATTGAAACTAcaagttgaaaataaatgaaataagtcCTAGTTATCTATTATCTTCATAATACTTTGAGTACAATAAGTTAGTCAGGAACAAGTAAGTTGAATGCACTCAGATACAAGAGGTTTTTTTCGACGGATTGGATCGTATGCATTTCGAAGTCTGCTAGTAGTGCCTTGAAGTCACTAACATCTCTTTTGCCAATTAACTACCGGaacatttaatcaattaaaatatttgattgtaaaatgaaaagatttaaTACTGCTACATGCGTGAAGAGCGATTAAAGATTAAAACTGCAGATTCAATTTTAAGTCAAAAGCCAACGCCGTCGTTATTTCTACATATAATACTATAAacctatttattattgttctatTCGTTATCAATAGTCAAGGTTTATCAATAAACCGGCCACTCAAGCAAAACCTTTAAATCCATACAAAtccgttataaaataaatccttttacaTTAATATGCGGAATCAACCAGTTTCATGTAAAATCCGCAGTAATCAATCGTGCACTTATCGAAGCACTCATGTGATTCAATCAATTTGTCATAGACAGATAAGATTGTCATATTAGGGAAATGTAAAGGACGAATATAGCCTTTAGGGCATTCGAATTAGAGTCGATTTTTGTTAGTATGGCAGGCAGTATAAGCCGATAGCAGGTGATCAATAGTTTAAGTGATCGTAGTTAGTTTTACCTGCTACGTTATAATTGATTGAATTAAACATTGGCTTGATAAATATATGATATATGGTTTAAATCCGATTGTTAAGTAATTTTACTGGgaattttgagtatttttggTCGAAGTACAAATTTAGCGTTGATTTAATTGTAAACAAGGAGGACTCATTAAAATGCCAAGAGACAGGACAGGACATTTTAGCTTGCCTATAGTTGTTACATAGCATGTTTAACTATCCGACATTCTGGCAAATATCCAAGTTGTAAAGCCACAACTTTCGAATGCAGTgtgacataaaaacaaaacggtGCTGATATTTTAATGCACTAATTTCTGTTGTCTCAGCAAAAGCAATATGAGAAGTTACAAATAATGAGGATGTCATTGACAACCTGTAATACGTCTACAGAAGGTaaggaaaacaaaacaggaTATTTTCTCCATAAAATAAGACCtaacttacaaaaatacaacGTCAAGGTAAAAACGTTTCAATCATAATTTATCATCAGATGATTACAGGAAAACATTAGGGAAAAATTGCATGTAAAGGATGATGATAGAAAACTCAGCACGTTTAACCCGGTGATTGGGACCTTGACGTCTAGACGAGATATCGATGACTTATCATTGACCCACATCGAGCCAAGTTTAACTCAAGTTCAAGAATTATCGGCGCATTTATAACTGTACACTAATCAATAGCTTTTACGGATGCACTATCTTTCTACAGTTTTGTGAAAACAATGAATAGAATGGAATTCTAAGACTATCTTCATCTATCTATGCTCATCTTACCAAAAAGGCAAACTTTGCGACTTTGTAACCTTGTAAGGGATAATCGCAATCTCTCACCACTTTAGAAACTGTATTACCAATCGTAAGACACGTTATTCGCGGTGTACCGGACCAGgctatacattttatatattaatttgaaaagtaCTGACTGCAAAGTGGGCGCGGGTCGTTGTTTAAAGAGAAGATACTATTCCCGAATTGATATATCTTTACTACAATAAGCATTTAAGACGTACAACCTAAGGTTTGCAAAGTATATACTTTACAAACTTGTATCTTAACTGCAAAACTACGTTTATGAGCAATACAAGGTCTTAGGTAGATAACAGTATTGACACTATAAAATCATGTgcattctaatattataaatgtatttttgtaacatgaATTGCTTTTACAAATGACATGCATATtatgcatttaatttatataatatgcaGATACCAGTGAGTCAGTCCGTGAGTCATGGGACTTTTATCAAATTAAGCTGAGTTGCATTGACCttatgacaaatatttgtaacaatgCTGGCTCATATAACtttgtcaaattattatttcactCAATAATGAATAATCATTGGCCTGAAACTCTTACAGAATTGGGGAAGCCCTTCACTCAGTCTGAATATTTAATGGATTGTTATGTTAAACATGCACTGGCAAAGTTACATAGTTGCTGATTGAATTCTAGTGTCATTAACAATTGTACATACTTGAATTATACAAATGCAAGGCTGCATACAATactagttttaaaaatcaatgGTACCAAGCTAgctaaattaacaattattctACTAATTTAAGCACACACAAGGTCTGTTTTCAGAATggtcaagttaaaataaaactgtttaaaaggatgccattagatttttaaaagtaaacaaattataaatcaagTCAAGTAAATAAAGGATAAAGCAAGctcatacaaatgtttgtcttacGAAGCTAGTCCTGTATACTATTAAAAatcagattaattaaaatagtataataattataagtttaaaaaagcTAATACATACCCATCTAAACTCTTGCAAGGTCTGACATTAGCATATAAGTCAAACTCTTTACGGAGTGCCAAGTTAAGTGACCGGTAACCCTTGCCGACAGGGGTCATCAGAGGCCCCTTCAGACCAATTTTGTTGGCATTTACAGAGTCAATGGCTTTCTGTGGGATACCGAACTTGCCATCGGGACCCTAGAACAAAagatttgttatatttttttgtagtagtTATACAGATAATTTTTATGTGGTTTGAAACTCGGGTATTACATTAAGGCAGTTTTTCGTGACGTTGATGTAAAAAggtaataaactttattaaccTGAACCTCCTGCTTCCGCAGCTACTAATCTTCTGATATTTTATGCTACATAAATTATGCGAGTCGGTTTATACCAAGTTCAGTTTAACAGTGTgcagatttaattattttagttgttttgtaaaaagattAGCTATGTATAAAGAAAGTGTGCTTAATAAAGTTACtcatgaaacatttttataagctTATGTAACCAAGATTCAAACATCAGATTGCCTAGAAAGTAACATAGTATTGAAAGTATTTTCAATTTAGTCTCATTCACTTTATACTCGGGTGAAACAAATTGGTAAATAGTATATATTTCagcatacataaaataaaatgtatcagtAAGGAAAAATTCAAACAATAGCAGGAGCATAAATACTGtgcaacaaatacaaaatgttcaAATATAGTTAGTTTCGTCTACTTCTACTATCTTAGACatgaaatcataaattatttgtgaCATAAACAAagactgaaataaaacattatttaattacttgtaaACAATGGAAAGTAGGTATGTAAGTACACactattgaaattaaaatgatttaaacgaAATAACATGACGTgcagacataaaaaaataaaaagtttcgaaGAGTTAAAAAAACACTATACTTCATAGCTAAATCATGGTTTCGGACTTAATTGCTGTTACAGTGAGACACTAATTCGTTCAGATAATATTGCATGGTTACTCAGAGTACGGTACTTACCCTGACAGCTGTGACGTCGACCTCATCCCACTCGATGGGGACTTTCGCAGCCTCGAAGATTTTCTGCACGGCGACCGTGATCTCGGGCCCAATGCCGTGGCCCGGGATCAGCGTCACCTTGCGCACCCCCGAACTGTACTGCGCCGCGCCGCTCCGGCCCGCCGGGACCTACGCACCACCAGCAGACACCAGTCACATAACCTCCAATACATCACCagtaaatcacaaaaaaataatatttaacctCATCTTTCCCTCCCCTATGCACCCCAGAACCATCACTCGCGGCCGGCTGCAGCCACTTCAGCAGCGATCCTAACACTTTACTCTCACGAAAAGGATCCAAAAGCACTTTTATGTAATTCTTAGACATAACTATACTACGTCTATTTTTGGATGGGGAGAATTATTTCGCAGGAGCCCACGAAAGCAAAAAATCTTAAAGGTTGCATGCAACAGGACGCAacgatagttattatgtaaCACTGTTACAAACT
The genomic region above belongs to Trichoplusia ni isolate ovarian cell line Hi5 chromosome 5, tn1, whole genome shotgun sequence and contains:
- the LOC113493780 gene encoding probable isocitrate dehydrogenase [NAD] subunit alpha, mitochondrial isoform X3 gives rise to the protein MAARIIRKIVPAGRSGAAQYSSGVRKVTLIPGHGIGPEITVAVQKIFEAAKVPIEWDEVDVTAVRGPDGKFGIPQKAIDSVNANKIGLKGPLMTPVGKGYRSLNLALRKEFDLYANVRPCKSLDGIKTLYDNVDVVTIRENTEGEYSGIEHEIVDGVVQSIKLITEEASKRVAEFAFQFARDNNRKKVTAVHKANIMRMSDGLFLRCCRELATKYPDIKFEERYLDTVCLNMVQDPSKFDVLVMPNLYGDIMSDMCSGLVGGLGLTPSGNIGKNGALFESVHGTAPDIAGKDMANPTALLLSAIMMLRHLQLNDHADRVQNACYEVLREGKSLTGDLGGNGTCSGYTNAIISKLN
- the LOC113493780 gene encoding probable isocitrate dehydrogenase [NAD] subunit alpha, mitochondrial isoform X1, with the translated sequence MSKNYIKVLLDPFRESKVLGSLLKWLQPAASDGSGVHRGGKDEVPAGRSGAAQYSSGVRKVTLIPGHGIGPEITVAVQKIFEAAKVPIEWDEVDVTAVRGPDGKFGIPQKAIDSVNANKIGLKGPLMTPVGKGYRSLNLALRKEFDLYANVRPCKSLDGIKTLYDNVDVVTIRENTEGEYSGIEHEIVDGVVQSIKLITEEASKRVAEFAFQFARDNNRKKVTAVHKANIMRMSDGLFLRCCRELATKYPDIKFEERYLDTVCLNMVQDPSKFDVLVMPNLYGDIMSDMCSGLVGGLGLTPSGNIGKNGALFESVHGTAPDIAGKDMANPTALLLSAIMMLRHLQLNDHADRVQNACYEVLREGKSLTGDLGGNGTCSGYTNAIISKLN
- the LOC113493780 gene encoding probable isocitrate dehydrogenase [NAD] subunit alpha, mitochondrial isoform X2, whose amino-acid sequence is MSKNYIKVLLDPFRESKVLGSLLKWLQPAASDGSGVHRGGKDEVPAGRSGAAQYSSGVRKVTLIPGHGIGPEITVAVQKIFEAAKVPIEWDEVDVTAVRGPDGKFGIPQKAIDSVNANKIGLKGPLMTPVGKGYRSLNLALRKEFDLYANVRPCKSLDGIKTLYDNVDVVTIRENTEGEYSGIEHEIVDGVVQSIKLITEEASKRVAEFAFQFARDNNRKKVTAVHKANIMRMSDGLFLRCCRELATKYPDIKFEERYLDTVCLNMVQDPSKFDVLVMPNLYGDIMSDMCSGLVGGLGLTPSGNIGKNGALFESVHGTAPGIAGADRANPTALLLSGVMMLQHLRLPQHAHRIQAACFSVLKEGRVLTEDLGGTSSCTEYTNEIIKHLQ